In Micromonospora sp. LH3U1, one genomic interval encodes:
- a CDS encoding lactonase family protein, translated as MPAEELDVSAQGEVVHIGGYTAQSGGRGSGIIAAHRDPATGALAPLGTVAVTPSPSFLARHPTHPVLYAVNELTDGEISAWQVGPDGGLDPLGNWSTGGAEPCHLAVLPGGGHLAAANYGSGSVAVFPLDPQGVPGERTDLVVHEGHGPDPERQDHAHAHMVSPGAGRGPLLTVDLGTDSVYRYDLDDASGRLVPRAPRIRTAPGTGPRHLARHPDGRRCYLVGELDASVTAYELTDDGALHQRGRVEASERSGHVQPSEVAVGPDGRFLYVANRGVGTLAVFTLAGELPELVAEVDTGGGWPRHFALIGEHLYVADERADMVRVFRRDAETGVPEAVGEPVAVPSPTCVLP; from the coding sequence ATGCCGGCAGAGGAGTTGGACGTGAGTGCTCAGGGTGAGGTCGTCCACATCGGGGGTTACACCGCGCAGAGTGGCGGGCGGGGCAGCGGCATCATCGCGGCTCATCGCGACCCGGCAACCGGGGCGCTGGCCCCACTCGGCACGGTGGCGGTCACTCCGTCCCCCTCCTTCCTGGCGCGGCACCCCACCCACCCGGTGCTCTACGCGGTCAACGAGCTGACGGACGGGGAGATCAGCGCCTGGCAGGTCGGGCCGGACGGCGGGCTGGATCCGCTCGGCAACTGGTCGACCGGCGGTGCCGAGCCCTGCCACCTGGCGGTGCTGCCCGGCGGCGGCCACCTGGCGGCGGCCAACTACGGCAGCGGCAGCGTCGCGGTCTTCCCGCTCGACCCGCAGGGCGTGCCGGGCGAGCGCACCGACCTGGTGGTGCACGAGGGGCACGGCCCGGACCCGGAGCGCCAGGACCACGCGCACGCCCACATGGTGTCCCCGGGCGCGGGCCGGGGGCCGCTCCTCACGGTGGACCTCGGCACCGACTCGGTCTACCGGTACGACCTGGACGACGCGAGCGGGCGACTGGTGCCCCGTGCGCCGCGGATCCGCACGGCGCCCGGCACCGGGCCCCGGCACCTGGCCCGTCACCCAGACGGACGGCGCTGTTACCTCGTCGGTGAGCTGGACGCCTCGGTCACCGCGTACGAGCTGACCGACGACGGCGCGTTGCACCAGCGCGGTCGGGTCGAGGCGAGCGAACGGTCCGGTCATGTCCAGCCGTCGGAGGTCGCGGTCGGCCCGGACGGTCGGTTCCTCTATGTCGCCAACCGCGGGGTGGGGACCCTGGCGGTCTTCACCCTGGCCGGCGAGCTGCCGGAACTGGTGGCCGAAGTGGACACCGGCGGCGGGTGGCCCCGGCACTTCGCACTGATCGGTGAGCACCTCTACGTCGCCGATGAACGGGCGGACATGGTGCGGGTGTTTCGGCGTGACGCCGAAACCGGCGTCCCCGAGGCAGTCGGTGAGCCGGTGGCGGTGCCGAGCCCGACGTGCGTGCTGCCATGA
- a CDS encoding SpoIIE family protein phosphatase — protein MTTTGQPGGTPLPADSQLARELLDGLAEAVLTTDETGRVTLVNAMAAELLPEISAGAELSRCAVAGLARAVVGDADRFDADHHGRRLRGARRQLAGSRYAWYIRDVTEEQVRTDALLAERSRTAFLAQAGSRLGLSLRRDQVLLATTTLAVPYLADVAVTLPRPAAPAEPHARWIRYADGEPAPVAGLAGSALTSTVPGLAEALAGGLAEPSPWLDAQPAELAALLPPGFGPPGMVLVSPMPSAGGSAGALLLIRRAGRAGFNRRDTELAREFAARAGAALATADLHGEQAHLARVLQTSLLPPELPNVPGVTLAGGYRAAEDTLRIGGDFYEVFPHPRGALFALGDVCGRGVGAAVLTGRVRQSLQTLRLVEQRPLELVQLLNQALFDAPDAARRSQFTTLLLGSLERGPAGVDVRIAGGGHPAPLLVTTDGTVTPVPVGGMPVGALTAARFAEARVHLDPGDLLLAYTDGVTEARGPRDAATFGEARLRATLAAAAGQPPAALIDRVLQAVDDWLDGQAHDDIAMLAVCASAPV, from the coding sequence GTGACCACGACCGGGCAACCCGGCGGCACTCCGCTGCCGGCCGACTCGCAGTTGGCCCGTGAGCTGCTCGACGGGCTCGCCGAGGCCGTGCTGACGACGGACGAGACCGGCCGGGTCACCCTGGTCAACGCCATGGCGGCGGAGCTGCTCCCGGAGATCAGCGCCGGCGCCGAGCTGTCCCGATGCGCGGTGGCGGGCCTGGCCCGGGCGGTCGTCGGCGACGCCGACCGCTTCGACGCCGACCACCACGGCCGGCGTCTGCGCGGCGCCCGGCGGCAGCTCGCCGGCTCCCGGTACGCGTGGTACATCCGCGACGTCACCGAGGAGCAGGTCCGCACCGACGCCCTGCTCGCCGAACGCTCCCGCACCGCGTTCCTCGCCCAGGCCGGCAGCCGACTCGGGCTGTCCCTGCGCCGGGACCAGGTGCTCCTGGCCACCACCACACTCGCCGTTCCATACCTGGCCGACGTCGCCGTGACGCTGCCCCGACCGGCCGCGCCGGCCGAGCCGCACGCCCGTTGGATCCGGTACGCCGACGGTGAGCCGGCCCCGGTCGCCGGCCTGGCCGGGTCGGCGCTGACCAGCACCGTGCCCGGGCTCGCCGAGGCGCTGGCCGGCGGTCTCGCCGAGCCGAGCCCCTGGCTGGACGCCCAGCCCGCCGAACTGGCAGCCCTGCTGCCACCCGGGTTCGGCCCCCCGGGCATGGTGCTGGTCAGCCCGATGCCCAGCGCCGGTGGGTCGGCCGGTGCTCTGCTGCTGATCCGCCGAGCCGGACGGGCCGGCTTCAACCGGCGCGACACGGAGTTGGCCCGCGAGTTCGCCGCCCGGGCCGGTGCCGCGCTGGCCACGGCCGATCTCCACGGCGAGCAGGCTCACCTGGCCCGGGTGCTGCAGACCAGCCTGCTTCCGCCCGAGCTGCCGAACGTGCCCGGCGTTACCCTGGCCGGCGGCTACCGGGCAGCCGAGGACACCCTGCGCATCGGCGGCGACTTCTACGAGGTGTTTCCGCACCCTCGCGGCGCGCTGTTCGCGCTCGGCGACGTGTGTGGCAGGGGCGTGGGCGCGGCCGTGCTGACCGGCCGGGTCCGTCAGTCGTTGCAGACGCTGCGGCTCGTCGAGCAGCGCCCGCTGGAGCTGGTCCAGCTGCTCAACCAGGCGCTGTTCGACGCGCCGGACGCGGCGCGACGCAGCCAGTTCACCACCCTGCTACTCGGCTCTCTGGAGCGCGGGCCTGCCGGCGTGGACGTCCGGATCGCCGGCGGGGGGCATCCGGCGCCACTGCTGGTCACCACCGACGGCACGGTCACCCCGGTCCCGGTCGGCGGCATGCCGGTTGGCGCACTGACCGCCGCGCGATTCGCCGAGGCTCGGGTGCACCTCGACCCGGGCGACCTGCTGCTCGCGTACACCGATGGGGTTACCGAGGCGCGCGGCCCGCGCGACGCGGCGACGTTCGGCGAAGCCCGGCTACGTGCCACGCTCGCGGCGGCGGCCGGGCAGCCGCCGGCGGCGCTGATCGACCGGGTGCTCCAGGCGGTCGACGACTGGCTGGACGGGCAGGCCCACGATGACATCGCCATGCTGGCCGTGTGCGCGTCGGCGCCGGTGTGA
- a CDS encoding substrate-binding domain-containing protein, translating into MSAGRHRMRSKLHLAAAAATATVLVVTTGAWFGYRELIQPSCSGEIRLAVAVASELAPAVDAAASQWVKDGAAVGPTCIRVDVSASDPVDVAAVVAAKHGAVLAGVGQASGTAVSPDVWVPDSSTWLLRLKKDATAFAPTNGASIARSPIVVAMPEPIATRLGWPDKKFNWTDLLKQVNNSSAPLRTGIVEPTRDAAGLSGLLSLTAAANGAGGDAQRNTVGALRALATGRSSLRNDLLARFPTANDATSIASGLGAAALSEEDVIAYNSKKPPVPLAALYMEPAPMPLDYPYAVLPGIEPSKASAARVLFELLTGPAFRDRLAAQSLRSPDGNWGDGFKAPQGAPSPSGGAPTAPANGGSAAGGLDPAAIQRVVSSWSIATQSGRMLAVIDVSGSMKEPVPSANNRSREEVTVDAARRGLGLFDDSWSIGLWTFSTKLVGNRDYRQLIPIGPLSGQRAQLEAALATVKPSSGDTGLYDTTLAAYQAVQEDWQPGRVNSIVLFTDGKNEDDNGLNQQQLLAKLKQTADPERPVQVIMIGIGEGVSKAELESITKVTGGDVFVTKDPSEIGSIFLSAIARRPPAPR; encoded by the coding sequence GTGTCAGCAGGCCGCCATCGCATGCGTTCGAAACTCCATCTAGCAGCCGCCGCCGCGACGGCGACGGTGCTCGTCGTCACGACCGGCGCGTGGTTCGGCTACCGTGAGTTGATCCAGCCCAGCTGCTCGGGGGAGATCCGGCTCGCCGTGGCGGTCGCCTCCGAGCTTGCGCCGGCGGTGGACGCCGCCGCGTCCCAATGGGTCAAGGACGGCGCTGCGGTAGGCCCCACCTGCATCCGGGTGGACGTCTCCGCGTCCGACCCGGTCGACGTGGCTGCCGTGGTGGCGGCCAAACACGGCGCTGTCCTGGCCGGCGTGGGGCAGGCCAGCGGCACGGCCGTCAGCCCAGACGTCTGGGTGCCTGACTCCTCGACCTGGCTGCTGCGGTTGAAGAAGGACGCGACCGCGTTCGCTCCGACCAACGGCGCGTCCATCGCGCGTAGCCCCATCGTCGTCGCGATGCCCGAGCCGATCGCGACCCGGCTGGGTTGGCCGGACAAGAAGTTCAACTGGACCGACCTCCTCAAGCAGGTCAACAACAGCAGCGCGCCCCTGCGCACCGGGATCGTCGAGCCGACCCGCGACGCGGCGGGCCTGTCCGGCCTGCTCTCGCTGACCGCGGCCGCCAACGGTGCCGGCGGCGACGCCCAGCGCAACACCGTCGGTGCGCTTCGGGCACTGGCCACCGGGCGTTCCTCGCTCCGCAACGATCTGCTGGCCCGCTTCCCGACCGCGAACGACGCGACATCCATCGCCAGTGGTCTCGGCGCGGCGGCCCTGTCCGAAGAAGACGTGATCGCCTACAACAGCAAGAAGCCGCCGGTGCCGCTCGCCGCGCTCTACATGGAGCCGGCGCCGATGCCGCTGGACTACCCGTACGCGGTGCTGCCCGGTATCGAGCCGAGCAAGGCGTCGGCGGCCCGGGTGCTGTTCGAGTTGCTCACCGGGCCCGCCTTCCGTGACCGGCTCGCGGCGCAGTCGCTGCGCTCGCCGGACGGCAACTGGGGCGATGGCTTCAAGGCGCCGCAGGGTGCCCCGAGCCCGTCCGGCGGCGCGCCGACCGCACCGGCGAACGGCGGCAGTGCGGCGGGCGGCCTGGACCCGGCCGCGATCCAGCGGGTCGTCTCCAGCTGGTCGATCGCCACCCAGTCCGGCCGGATGCTGGCCGTCATCGACGTCTCCGGCTCGATGAAGGAGCCGGTGCCCTCCGCCAACAACCGAAGCCGGGAGGAGGTCACCGTGGACGCGGCCCGTCGCGGCCTCGGCCTCTTCGACGACTCCTGGTCCATCGGCCTCTGGACCTTCTCCACCAAACTGGTCGGCAACCGGGACTACCGACAGCTGATCCCCATCGGGCCGCTCTCCGGCCAGCGGGCCCAGTTGGAGGCGGCGCTCGCCACCGTCAAGCCCTCAAGCGGCGACACCGGCCTCTACGACACCACGCTGGCCGCGTACCAGGCGGTGCAGGAAGACTGGCAACCCGGCCGGGTCAACTCGATCGTGCTGTTCACCGACGGCAAGAACGAGGACGACAACGGCCTCAACCAGCAGCAACTGCTCGCCAAGCTCAAGCAGACCGCCGACCCGGAGCGGCCGGTCCAGGTCATCATGATCGGTATCGGCGAGGGCGTCAGCAAGGCCGAGCTGGAGTCGATCACGAAGGTGACCGGTGGCGACGTCTTCGTCACCAAGGACCCGAGCGAGATCGGCAGCATCTTCCTCAGCGCCATCGCGCGGCGTCCGCCCGCACCGCGCTGA
- a CDS encoding PP2C family protein-serine/threonine phosphatase — MSEPVSQARRALNETPADRLVGGVGDVLVRSYGITDVELFQVDYRLSELLPLTEGDPITSPGHPAWRAFDHQSPIHTDGTAWFPVTMRGERRGVLRLSPVPDDQEVLAALAEIATALAHELAAVSAGTDVYRAARRSQRLTLAAEMQWDLLPGRSRIRPSFSLAGQLEPAYAVHGDSFDWSDDGQRLWLSTINGTGEGVAASLLTSLATHALRNARRAGLSLADQAALADQALYDLYRGKQHLSALLMELDLRSGMMTVVDAGSPRLVLLRHGEVTEQPLEAQFPLGMFEATDYHEQKFPMQRGDRVFVVSDGVVEATGQQVRYGETALDRFLRRTGPMAPLDAVRSLIGDLRAFVAGDLVDDAVVVCLDWTGPQP; from the coding sequence ATGAGCGAACCGGTCAGTCAGGCACGACGTGCCCTGAACGAGACACCAGCCGACCGGCTCGTCGGCGGCGTCGGGGACGTGCTCGTCCGGTCGTACGGAATCACCGACGTCGAGCTGTTCCAGGTCGACTACCGGCTCTCGGAGCTCCTGCCGCTCACCGAGGGTGACCCGATCACGAGTCCCGGGCATCCCGCCTGGCGCGCCTTCGACCACCAGTCGCCGATCCACACCGACGGCACCGCCTGGTTCCCGGTCACGATGCGTGGCGAGCGCCGGGGCGTGCTGCGACTGTCGCCCGTTCCGGACGACCAGGAAGTCCTCGCTGCGCTGGCCGAGATCGCCACCGCACTCGCCCACGAGCTGGCGGCGGTCTCCGCCGGCACCGACGTCTACCGGGCGGCGCGGCGCTCCCAGCGCCTCACCCTGGCGGCCGAGATGCAGTGGGACCTGCTCCCCGGCCGCAGTCGGATCCGACCCTCGTTCAGCCTGGCCGGGCAGTTGGAGCCGGCGTACGCGGTGCACGGCGACAGCTTCGACTGGTCCGACGACGGGCAGCGGCTCTGGTTGTCCACCATCAACGGCACCGGTGAGGGTGTCGCCGCCTCCCTGCTCACCTCGTTGGCCACCCACGCGCTGCGCAACGCGCGCCGGGCCGGGCTGAGCCTGGCCGACCAGGCCGCCCTTGCCGACCAGGCCCTCTACGACCTGTACCGGGGCAAGCAGCACCTCTCCGCGTTGCTGATGGAGCTGGACCTGCGTTCCGGGATGATGACCGTGGTCGACGCGGGCTCACCACGACTGGTCCTGCTGCGCCACGGGGAGGTCACCGAGCAGCCCCTGGAGGCGCAGTTCCCGCTCGGCATGTTCGAGGCGACCGACTACCACGAGCAGAAGTTCCCGATGCAGCGCGGCGACCGGGTCTTCGTCGTCAGCGACGGGGTGGTGGAGGCCACCGGGCAGCAGGTGCGCTACGGCGAGACGGCACTGGACCGGTTCCTGCGACGGACCGGGCCGATGGCGCCACTGGACGCCGTCCGGTCGTTGATCGGTGATCTGCGCGCGTTCGTGGCCGGTGACCTGGTCGACGACGCGGTGGTCGTCTGCCTGGACTGGACCGGCCCGCAACCGTGA
- a CDS encoding GTP-binding protein: protein MDSVRYDHAGTSTTIPLALKILIAGGFGAGKTTLVSALSEVRPLQTEEVLTGAGIGTDDISGVEGKSTTTVAMDFGRITINDDLQVYLFGTPGQDRFWFLWDELAFGALGAVVLADTRRLADCFPSIDYFEQRGIPFVVGVNCFEDSRRFNLETVRRALDLDPDVPMVLCDARDRQSGKMVLISLVEHVARQRGEPVPAA, encoded by the coding sequence GTGGACTCCGTGCGCTATGACCATGCGGGCACCAGCACCACCATCCCGCTGGCACTGAAGATCCTCATCGCGGGAGGGTTCGGGGCAGGCAAGACGACGTTGGTGAGCGCCCTGAGCGAGGTCCGTCCGCTGCAGACCGAGGAGGTGTTGACCGGTGCCGGGATCGGCACCGACGACATCTCCGGGGTGGAGGGAAAGTCGACCACCACGGTGGCGATGGACTTCGGCCGGATCACCATCAACGACGACCTTCAGGTCTACCTGTTCGGCACCCCGGGTCAGGATCGGTTCTGGTTCCTCTGGGACGAGTTGGCCTTCGGCGCACTCGGAGCGGTGGTGCTCGCCGACACCCGTCGGTTGGCCGACTGCTTCCCCTCCATCGACTACTTCGAGCAGCGTGGTATCCCGTTCGTGGTGGGCGTGAACTGCTTCGAAGACTCCCGCCGTTTCAACCTGGAGACCGTACGCCGGGCGCTCGACCTGGACCCGGACGTGCCGATGGTGCTCTGCGACGCCCGGGACCGGCAGTCGGGAAAGATGGTGTTGATCTCTCTGGTCGAACACGTCGCCCGTCAGCGCGGAGAGCCGGTGCCGGCGGCCTGA
- a CDS encoding DUF742 domain-containing protein gives MRAEPPGPQHEWLDGDAGPVVRPYTLTGGRVRSAVDAFNLVAFVLAGSDVDAKSHPHLLPEHRRLVALARRPVSVAELAAELDLAVGVVRVLLGDLLAEGLVAVHEPPAASILPDDDILKAVVSGLRAL, from the coding sequence ATGCGGGCTGAGCCGCCCGGGCCGCAGCACGAGTGGCTGGACGGCGACGCCGGCCCGGTAGTGCGGCCGTACACCCTCACCGGAGGCCGGGTACGCTCCGCCGTCGACGCTTTCAACCTGGTCGCGTTCGTGCTGGCCGGGTCGGACGTCGACGCGAAGAGCCATCCGCACCTGCTCCCGGAGCATCGACGGCTGGTCGCGTTGGCCCGCCGTCCGGTGTCGGTGGCCGAGTTGGCAGCCGAGCTGGACCTCGCGGTCGGTGTCGTGCGGGTACTGCTCGGCGATCTCCTGGCTGAGGGCCTGGTCGCGGTGCACGAGCCGCCGGCCGCCAGCATCCTTCCCGACGACGACATCCTCAAGGCGGTGGTCAGTGGACTCCGTGCGCTATGA
- a CDS encoding sugar transferase has product MSAATLLTPATSAEPNGRRAGLVARADERSYVRVLVVLDTTVLILALLIGYVTRFGDDEPTGSEIPYVLVAPGLVLAWLISLKALGCYDDRVIGYGADEYRRVSSASLRLAGAIAIFGYIADVGVSRGFLGISFAVGTVGLEVARFAARKRLHRARSLGVGWSRKVLVVGDTAHVLELVHTLRREPYAGYQVVGACIPDALLAPVAQRLGDVPVVGSFRGIPEAATAIGADTVAVTASGELTATRLRRLGWQLEGTGVDLVVAPALTDVAGPRIHTRPVAGLPLIHVEAPEFRGARKLVKGLVDRSVSSLALAVLLPLIAFIALAIKLDSRGPVLFRQVRVGRGGQEFGVFKFRTMVVNADAMLAELTARNETDGLMFKMRQDPRVTRVGRLLRKWSLDELPQLVNVLLGQMSLVGPRPPLPSEVARYDGDVARRLLVKPGMTGLWQVSGRSDLSWEDGIRLDLYYVENWSLAADLTILWKTFGAVLNGRGAY; this is encoded by the coding sequence GTGAGCGCGGCGACACTGTTGACCCCCGCCACGTCGGCGGAGCCGAACGGCCGTCGTGCCGGGCTGGTGGCCCGTGCCGACGAACGGTCCTACGTCCGGGTTCTGGTGGTGCTGGACACCACCGTCCTCATCCTCGCGCTGCTCATCGGGTATGTCACCCGCTTCGGTGACGACGAGCCGACCGGCTCGGAGATCCCGTACGTGCTGGTTGCCCCCGGGCTGGTGCTGGCCTGGCTGATCTCGCTCAAGGCGCTCGGCTGCTACGACGACCGGGTGATCGGCTACGGGGCGGACGAGTACCGGCGGGTCAGCTCCGCCAGCCTGCGACTGGCCGGTGCGATAGCCATCTTCGGCTACATCGCCGACGTCGGCGTTTCCCGGGGCTTCCTGGGCATCTCCTTCGCGGTGGGCACCGTCGGGCTGGAGGTGGCGCGGTTCGCCGCCCGTAAGCGCCTGCACCGGGCCCGCTCGCTGGGCGTCGGCTGGTCCCGCAAGGTGCTGGTGGTCGGCGACACCGCCCACGTGTTGGAGTTGGTGCACACGCTGCGCCGCGAGCCGTACGCCGGCTACCAGGTCGTTGGCGCCTGCATCCCCGACGCGCTGCTGGCGCCGGTGGCGCAGCGGCTGGGCGACGTTCCGGTGGTGGGGTCGTTCCGGGGTATCCCGGAGGCCGCCACCGCGATCGGCGCGGACACTGTCGCGGTGACCGCCTCGGGCGAGCTGACCGCGACCCGGCTGCGCCGCCTCGGTTGGCAGTTGGAGGGCACCGGCGTCGACCTGGTCGTGGCACCCGCGCTGACCGACGTCGCCGGCCCGCGGATCCACACCCGCCCGGTTGCCGGCCTGCCGCTGATCCACGTCGAGGCGCCCGAGTTCCGCGGTGCGCGCAAGCTGGTGAAGGGCCTCGTCGACCGGTCCGTCTCATCGCTGGCGTTGGCGGTGTTGCTGCCGCTGATCGCGTTCATCGCCCTGGCCATCAAACTGGACAGCCGGGGGCCGGTGCTGTTCCGACAGGTCCGCGTCGGCCGGGGCGGGCAGGAGTTCGGCGTGTTCAAGTTCCGCACCATGGTGGTGAACGCCGACGCCATGCTCGCCGAGCTGACCGCCCGCAACGAGACCGACGGCCTCATGTTCAAGATGCGCCAGGACCCCCGGGTCACCCGCGTCGGCCGGCTGCTGCGCAAGTGGTCGCTGGACGAGCTGCCGCAACTGGTCAACGTGCTCCTGGGGCAGATGAGCCTGGTCGGGCCCCGCCCGCCGCTGCCCTCGGAGGTGGCCCGCTACGACGGCGACGTCGCTCGGCGGCTGCTGGTCAAGCCCGGCATGACCGGCCTGTGGCAGGTCAGTGGGCGCTCCGACCTGAGCTGGGAGGACGGCATCCGGCTCGATCTCTACTACGTGGAGAACTGGTCCCTCGCCGCCGACCTCACCATCCTCTGGAAGACCTTCGGCGCGGTCCTGAACGGTCGCGGAGCCTACTGA
- a CDS encoding roadblock/LC7 domain-containing protein, producing the protein MRHSTKQSAGLDWLLDELVQRVPAAREAVVLSADGLLLGCSAEQERSDAEHLCALAAGFSSLARGASRHVDGGPIRQTVVEMESAYLFVTTAGQGACLAVVSDADADIGLVAYEMAMLVIRVGESLAAPARSSTGAGDAG; encoded by the coding sequence GTGCGGCATTCGACGAAGCAGAGCGCCGGCCTCGACTGGTTGCTCGACGAGCTGGTGCAACGGGTCCCGGCCGCCCGGGAGGCGGTGGTGCTCTCCGCTGACGGGCTGCTGCTCGGCTGCTCGGCCGAGCAGGAGCGCTCCGACGCGGAGCACCTCTGTGCGCTCGCTGCCGGCTTCTCCAGCCTGGCCCGGGGCGCGAGCCGGCACGTGGACGGCGGACCGATCCGGCAGACGGTGGTGGAGATGGAGTCGGCGTACCTCTTCGTCACCACCGCCGGGCAGGGTGCCTGCCTGGCGGTGGTGAGCGATGCCGACGCGGACATCGGCCTGGTCGCGTACGAGATGGCGATGCTGGTCATCCGGGTGGGGGAGAGCCTCGCCGCGCCGGCCCGATCATCGACGGGAGCCGGTGATGCGGGCTGA
- a CDS encoding MarR family winged helix-turn-helix transcriptional regulator → MAELNGPSDPETSMAAALDEAAAALLGIWESAREGTANRVSGAQLRAVMVVEQYDGINLRRLATRLDMLLSSASRLCDRLVASGMLEREPGRFDRREISLHLTPEARRLLAELRADRQAQLAAVLAGMSSEGRDALLRGMRAFDESARRQQARSASAPGASTGQGDVPDGPDGPGGRSGGDWPVDPDRKTRAVWTGPAGGAERSLGTTRDWPAGDPPVARTA, encoded by the coding sequence ATGGCCGAACTGAACGGTCCGTCGGACCCTGAGACGAGTATGGCTGCCGCGCTGGACGAGGCGGCCGCTGCCCTGTTGGGCATCTGGGAATCCGCCCGGGAGGGGACCGCCAACCGCGTGTCGGGTGCCCAGCTACGGGCGGTGATGGTGGTGGAGCAGTACGACGGGATCAACCTGCGGCGGCTCGCCACCCGGCTCGACATGCTGCTCAGCTCAGCGAGTCGCCTCTGCGACCGGTTGGTCGCCTCCGGCATGCTGGAGCGTGAGCCGGGCCGCTTCGACCGGCGGGAGATCTCCCTGCACCTCACCCCGGAGGCCCGCCGGCTCCTCGCCGAGCTGCGGGCCGACCGTCAGGCGCAGCTCGCCGCCGTGCTGGCCGGGATGAGCTCCGAGGGCCGCGACGCGCTGCTGCGCGGGATGCGGGCATTCGACGAGAGCGCTCGCCGACAGCAGGCGCGGAGCGCATCGGCACCGGGCGCGTCGACGGGGCAGGGAGACGTGCCGGACGGCCCGGACGGGCCCGGTGGGCGGTCGGGAGGGGACTGGCCGGTCGATCCGGACCGGAAGACCCGCGCGGTGTGGACGGGTCCGGCGGGCGGCGCGGAACGGTCGCTCGGCACCACTCGGGACTGGCCGGCCGGCGACCCGCCGGTGGCGCGGACCGCCTGA